In Lonchura striata isolate bLonStr1 chromosome 2, bLonStr1.mat, whole genome shotgun sequence, a single genomic region encodes these proteins:
- the COPS7A gene encoding COP9 signalosome complex subunit 7a, with translation MAAEGKVTGQSQEQFLLLAKAARGAALASLIHQVLEAPGIYVFGELLDMPAVRELADSEFSPVFRLLTIFAYGTYADYLAEAANLPPLTEAQKNKLRHLSVVTLAAKIKCIPYSVLLEQLQLKNVRQLEDLVIEAVYADVLRGSLDQRNQRLEVDYSIGRDIRREELSTITRTLQEWCQGCEVVLSGIEEQVSRANQHKEQQLALKQQIESEVANLKKTIKVTTAAAAAATSQDPEQHLTELREPAPGTNQRQASKKTSKAKGLRGSTKIWSKSN, from the exons atgGCGGCCGAGGGGAAGGTGAcggggcagagccaggagcagttcctgctgctggccaaggcggCCCGCGGCGCCGCGCTCGCCAGCCTGATCCACCAGGTGTTGGAGGCCCCGGGCATCTACGTGTTCGGGGAGCTGCTGGACATGCCCGCCGTCCGCGAG CTGGCCGACAGCGAGTTCTCCCCCGTGTTCCGCCTCCTCACCATCTTCGCCTACGGCACCTACGCGGACTACCTGG CTGAAGCAGCAAACCTCCCTCCCTTGACAGAGGCCCAGAAGAACAAACTCAGGCACCTGTCAGTCGTCACTCTGGCTGCCAAAATCAAG TGCATCCCCTactcagtgctgctggagcagttgCAGCTGAAGAATGTCCGGCAGCTGGAGGACCTGGTGATTGAGGCTGTGTATGCAGATGTGCTTCGAGGGAGCTTGGATCAACGGAACCAGCGCCTGGAGGTGGATTACAGCATTGGGAGGGACATCCGGAGGGAGGAGCTTAGCACCATCACCCGCACATTGCAGGAGTG GTGCCAGGGCTGCGAGGTGGTGCTGTCGGGCATCGAAGAGCAGGTCAGCCGGGCCAACCAGCacaaagagcagcagctggcCCTGAAGCAGCAGATCGAGAGCGAG GTGGCAAACCTGAAGAAGACCATTAAAGTGACAACAGCAGCCGCTGCAGCAGCCACGTCCCAAGACCCAGAGCAGCACCTCACGGAGCTCAGGGAGCCGGCCCCTGGCACCAACCAGCGCCAGGCAAGCAAGAAAACCTCCAAAGCCAAAGG GCTCCGGGGCAGCACGAAGATTTGGTCTAAATCAAACTAG